TCTCCGCGGTGGTACCTTGTGCGCGGGCGCGCCAACGACGCCATGCGCGTCTTGGGCGACATCGCGTCCGCCAACGGCAGATGCATCCCGGACAACGTCGTGCTCAAGCTTGACGACGAGGGGGACGACGTCAACGGCGCTCAGGTTGGCACCGGAGAAAAGGCTGAGGAGCTGTCGTCGTCGGGCACAATCATAGACGCGTTCCGGTCACCGACGACGCGGATCAGGCTCGTGCTCTCGGTGATCATCCACTTCCTTTCCGCAGTGGTGTACTTCGGGCTGAGCCTCAACGTGGTCAACCTAAAGACAAACCTTTACGTCAGCGTCGTCCTGAACTCGCTGGCCGAGATGCCCTCTTACCTGCTCACCGCGATGCTTCTTCAGCACTTCGGCCGCAAACCAGTCGCCATCGGCATGACGCTTCTCAGCGGCGTCTTCTGCACGGCGGGCAGTCtcatcgccggcgccggcgccgcgagGTAGTTGACCCCTTCCTGTATGTTAGCATGGGAATGACAGGTTTTTGCTCCAATTAACCACATGCAGTTGCATGTCACTGCAGGGTGGTGAGGACGGTGTGCGGGGTGGTGGGGATCTTCGGGATATCGGCGACATACAACCTGTTGGCCGTGTACACGGCGGAGCTGTTCCCGACAGTGgtgcggacggcggtgctcggatGCGCGATGCAAGCGTCGCAGATGGGTGCCATACTTGCACCCCTGGTGGTGGTGCTCGGGGAGCGGCTGCCGTTCGCGGTGTTCGGCATGTCGGGGATCATCGGCGGGCTGTTGTTCTTATGCCAGCCCGAGACGATGAACAAGCCCTTGTATGACACCATGGCTGGACTCGAGAAAGGAGAGAGGGTGTCTAAAAGTGAAGACGAAGGTGCAGCAGAGAACTCCGAAATTTAGTTAGTTTCGGCGTGTGTCGGTGCGCCGAAAAATGTCAAAAtatgagagcatctccaacagccgtgcTAAGCGCCGCGCGTAAAAAATCTGTTTACCGCGCGCGCTGCGGCTGGTTTTGCGCGCCCgcctgcgctggctccagcagccgtgctataatgcagcgcgcgcgccgttccagcagagcgcaaaaatacagcgcgcgactcgccgggcattttgcatatatgatattttgaaaaaaatgaacatgtgaaatttgacacaaacaagttgatgaataaaagttcatgcccacaagttcaaaatcatgcccacaagttcatccaaccaaatTCAAATGCAAACTAATGTCCAAGACATGAAAGACACATCAATCTTCATCTTtctcgtcttcgtcttcgtcctcatcttccgaagacgaatcttccgcctccgaagatgaatcttcctccctctcctcatcacgcaccgcatcatgtgaagctccgacggtgttggcaagatcttcaacgacaTCTTCATGGAAATGTGTGTGAGAAGGCACATTGAAAGACATTGCACCCATGGCGGCTGGAGGTGCactcatgcctcccatgagagaagcaaaactcatgcctcccatggcggccatagcgtcggagggtgctccaaagccacccatgcctcccatggcggccggaggtgcacccatgcttCCCATGGCGGCCGgatgtgcacccatgcctcccatggctccgaagccacccttgcctcccatggcgccgaggccaccgccacccatggcgccgaggccaccgccacccattgcacgaaccaaggctcttttttggatcaagacttcttgttgggcaagattgacatactctttttgcgccgcattgaggttagatgtgtccaagaagaataagtgcttctcccattccaacaacttaGCTCGCTCCTCGTTGCTCACTTTCCTCTCCTCCAACGCCACctttctctcctcggccgccacccttctctcctcagccgccaacctcctctcctcggccacggcatcttggttccttgccattttcctcacctcatTGGCTTCGAcccttgccttcacaatagcttccatagcatttttgagctcatcatctcctttcctcttcttcttttcggttttgtctttcttgcacccatccggtcgttttggcttcgagtatgaaaccgagttgggtgtggggcttctcttgccgtcatcacttgatgcatcatcctcctcctcattaTCATTCATCTCAATTGCTCGCTTccgtttgttgctcaaatgcaaatcctccaaaccatcacgcttcttccatttctcatcatcctttaacacttcatagcaatgaggcaaggtaaagaccctgcctttcttgatcttccccttcttggttgtccttgtctcttctttgaacaagttttgtgcaatgttgtactacaaggaaaacaaaacaagttagcacttcggtcaccaaaaacaagtatgatgaacataTATGAGACGCCACTTACTCGatcatcctcatttgtgccacttgaGTTAATCTTTTCAACTGCCTTTTGTAcggccgcccacttttgacaatccgagttgattgtcgaccatcgggaccgaagtgatctctcggagcggtcaattccactcaagttgtgagcatcaaagtgttgtttcattcgcccccaatacacgtctctactttgatcacctccaatggatggatccctcgacacttgcaaataagtatggcatagtaacttgtcatcgttggttgagtaattgcccgctcttcctttcggcgcCTCGACAATTCCCTCACCCTCTtcgtccacctcaaactcatggtcttcgaaatgaatgtcattggtttgagaccaatgcgaattgttggacccaacacccatagtggacatgtatgcatcatcgttgagactacaaagttttttgaacaatgcaaataacctatctatatgtgatgatgatgcattgaaaaaataagaagaaaagaaaagttggaatttttttcaccttgggggcatttcgtcgaacacgtggtgcgcgtcggcggccggctaaacgagtgagctcgccggcgcttcggtagccgccgcggccgtcgaacgccctgcaagcttctttcccctcgccttcgtggtgccggagccgtccgccgccttgtttttcTTCGCGGATGTTTTGTCCTTCTTCGTCCGCGCCGCATTGGGGACCTTCTTCGACGGTGCGGTGGCGGCACGggacggcgccggcgcgacgccacccggcgccgtggtcatccgcggcggcaagaagaggctgcgcgtgaggccgacgctcggcggagctccggcggtggcgaggcCAGCGCTTCccgcgctagggtttccggcggcggggggggggggggggtcgcggctGTACAACGGGGTGAGCGGGGCGCCGGTGTGCGCGTCCATGGGTGGGTGGCAgggcgccagcgccggcgcgcgcggggagtaggacgaggagaggagagagtgcggcgcgagcgctcgagtgtgccgcgcgctgtagcTGGCGCCCGAAATACGCCGCGCGGGTAAGTGTTTTCAACCACGCGCCCAACCCGTTATAgcgcgcgcgccgtttttgcgcgcccgctggagcgacccgccgcgttgcgcgcgcgctaaaacggcctaatttgcggcgcggcgctagtttagcgcggctgttggagatacTCTGACACCGTGTCGCAAACCAGAGCGACTCACACGTCCTCGGGTGTTCCATTTTATGCCAGGGAAGGTTTGTTTATTGGTTCACGTGTTTCATCGCAATAAAAAATATCACGTGTTGACAAAATCAAATTATGGGTTCTCATAGCTTAAATATTGCATgaatatcaaagagagagagagtatGCGCGCACACTAAGGCTGGGGAAAACATATTATGTAGGCCAAGCTCACAACGGTTGGTAGGGCATCTCTAGCCGATGTATATAATTTAACCTCTCAAACGACTCTTATAGCCCACACCTATACTTAAGCTCTCACGTTGCACCCGCTGACAACAAAGAGGGAACCCTAGCCAACACTGTTGTTGACGTCCTGATGGCTATGGCCCTAGCAACTCGGATCTACGCTCTCTCCAGTCCTAACTTGTCGGCGTTGTCGGTCGCCATCGCTTCCCCTATGCCAGTTCTTTCTGCCTCACCGCACCCGACCCTGCACACCTGCACTCCATGCCTGGTGCAAGATCGAATGCTCATGTGTTTTGTAGTGCCAGGTGCCACCCTCCGACGGCAGGTGCGACCTATCCAACCCCGGCCCCTCCGATGTGGCGGTTCCAATCAACCGTTGCTTCCTCATCTCCGATTTTAGGTCCGACGACTTTAGAATTGCTCAGAGTTTGGCCAGGGGAAATCTCTGCTCGGCTAGCCTATGCTAGCAGTGGCGATGCTCATGTGTGTCGTTTTCCATTTTCGAAGGCGTTGACATGGCCTTCATCTGCgcctgagggaatcctggataagagggtctccggacagccggactatctccattggccggactgttagactatgaagatacaagattcaagacttcgtctcgtgtccggatgggactctacttggcgtggaaggcaagctaggcaatacggatatggatatctcctcctttgtaaccgaccttgtgtaaccctaaccctcttcggtccATATAAATTGAAgggatttagtccataggacaacaaccataacatacaatcataccataggctagcttctagggtttagcctctctgatctcgtggtaaatctactcttgtactacccatataatcaatattaatcaagcaggacgtagggttttacctccattaagagggcccgaacctgggtaaaacatcgtgtcccctgcctcctgttaccatccggcctagacgcacagttcgggaccccctacccgagatccgccggttttgacaccgacattggtgctttcattgagagttcctctgtgtcgtcgtcgttaggcttgatggatcctactatcatcgatagcgatgcggtccagggtgagatttttctccccgaacagatcctcgtattcggtggctttgcactgcgggctaattcgcttggccatctgaagcagattgaaagctacgcccgtggccatcatgtcagatttggaagtttgaactacacgaccgacatccgcggagacttgatctccgacggattcgagccacagccgggcgtgccgcactgtcgcgatgggtatgacctagctctgccgccgaacaataccccagaggccgcgcccgcatcagcttcgCCCCTTAGTtgggagccaactgcgccaatcgaggacaggTGGTTCGACACCGCTTCAAGGGCTGCAGTCtcaacagcgatcgagccgaacaccagcataatcctctgcgcagcccgtgactctaaggtgccggactctttttctgactccgaaccgcccgcgcccctgccaattgaatccgattgggcgccgatcatggaattcaccgccacggatatctttcagcactcgcccttcggcgatattttgaattcactaaggtctctctttttgtcaggagagccctggccggattatggccaacaggattgggatgcggacgatgaagaaataaCATATcgaagaaccatggtacctcagataccaaggacggcaatagaaggtcacgtcgcaacaagcataagcgccgcattaacagcgaaaatactaaggatacggcagtcaatgccggattcaaaggctctaaacccagtcagcggaaaaagccattcaaacaaagtacgccaggtccgtccagcttggaccatatactcgatcgctcgtgtcaaatacacggcaccccagacaagccagccaatcacacatacagggattgttggatgttcaagcaggccggcaagttaattgctgaaaacaaggacaaggggccgcatagcaatgacgaggaggagccccgacagccgcacactggaggacagacgaggtttcccccgcaagtgcggacggtgaacatgatatacgcaacccacatccccaagagggagcggatgcgtgcgctcagggacgtatatgcgttggagccagtcgccccaaagttcaacccttggtcctcctgtccgatcaccttcgatcgcagggaccaccccactagtatctgtcatggcggattcgccgcactggtcctagacccaatcatcgacgaattttacctcactcgagtccttatggacggcggcagcagcctgaacctgctttatcaggacacgttgtgcaaaatgggtatagacccctcaaggatcaaacccacaaaaacgacctttaagggtgtcattccaggtgtagaggcccattgcacaggctcagttacactggaagtggtcttcggatccccggataatttctgaagcgaagagttaatcttcgatatagtcccgttccgcagtggttatcatgcgctgctcgggcgaaccgcattcgctagattcaatgcggtacagcattatgcatacctcaagctcaagatgccaggacctcgcggagttattacagtcaatggaaacacagagcgctctctccgaacagaggagcacaccgcggccctcgcagcagaagggcaaagcaacctctcaaggcaatcaaccagttcggcgcttcaaagcccggacaccttcaagcgcactcggggcaatcggcaaatagactgcctggcgcgatctgagcttgcgtagcaatacggcggccaccccaatcccagcccagcggcgaaactcgtgccgcccgtacataattacgcattaaaaataccatgggcacatgtgggaaggggggcacaactgcgacacgccccaaaacgcggcctaaatcgcactaggggcttcctgtttggttattttcctttttctttgaggatcttaatctctggaaacactgtccggcagcactattgtcgaacacatgatgcagctaccaaggaggcagacaactacgttataccacggaattcccaggttgattacagtaacgagtgaaatattcaatttaatatcattctcagcttgcccttggaagagacatagtcctactctttccttatcgcactatctgtatcactctgctttaacgcaattttttaataaacaatgcatgacattacgactattattgcattcttgttatatatatatatatatgtgtgtgtgtgtgtgtgtgtgtgtgtgttcattaatgacgccttgcaaccgtacactctggtacggccaatacaccaggggcttacgtaccccacaatgcggtgtgaaaagtccgaacactttcacaagtgcggcaccccgaacttatagcattatatgcatcagctccgaatcatgcctttggtcaaatgttgggtttgcccggctcctacgttttggtaccttacgttccgctctatcggctaagatagcgctaggagaactactgcgattctgccgggcttagcacctcagtagaaaaagctaaaactgactgtcatgataaggcgagagactggtcgctgttcggcgaggtttttcgagtccctaaagacttatgccgcttagggcgaggggccggccctgtccggcttacaggcatgtatcgcgccccgaattcggcctgccgaataccaggggcttcgccgaaatttaaaattatagaattctatggctaagtgagagtgataaagcattattagttcggttgccttattcgttgtgctgagcacctccctcgaaggacccaaatatgggaacaagagtgctcaggtttatcccgaacaccccagcactcgtggcatgggggcagaagccgaggactagccatctctcagattggataaacatccaaatagaaggtaatattttaaattcaaacaagcgttgcatagcgcatatgaaacatgttttcataaatatatgataaaacgagcgagtttactcaaatattacatcttttgaacact
The window above is part of the Triticum aestivum cultivar Chinese Spring chromosome 2A, IWGSC CS RefSeq v2.1, whole genome shotgun sequence genome. Proteins encoded here:
- the LOC123186213 gene encoding organic cation/carnitine transporter 4-like, with the protein product MSAAEALLANGASGSSGGDRLSIDDALAQHAGEFGRWQLRQFVMVTAAWALEAMHTMVMIFADREPAMSCPAGDGRCGDRCAGAAAGWEWEQGSGSSTVAEWGLVCGERYKVGLVQAVFFVGCMIGAGVFGHLSDSFLGRKGCLLVLCFLNAVFGLLTALSPNYWVYAALRLLTGFSTGSVGLCSFVLATEPIGPSRRGAAGMSTMYFFSVGIAALAGVAVMFQSSWRLLYAVTSLPSLAYVFTVMPFVSESPRWYLVRGRANDAMRVLGDIASANGRCIPDNVVLKLDDEGDDVNGAQVGTGEKAEELSSSGTIIDAFRSPTTRIRLVLSVIIHFLSAVVYFGLSLNVVNLKTNLYVSVVLNSLAEMPSYLLTAMLLQHFGRKPVAIGMTLLSGVFCTAGSLIAGAGAARVVRTVCGVVGIFGISATYNLLAVYTAELFPTVVRTAVLGCAMQASQMGAILAPLVVVLGERLPFAVFGMSGIIGGLLFLCQPETMNKPLYDTMAGLEKGERVSKSEDEGAAENSEI